One Herbaspirillum rubrisubalbicans genomic window carries:
- a CDS encoding 4Fe-4S binding protein: MRRHGAFIRGLQWIVVALYALLILVPVFLPLPDETAHLWSNLTLIAQFAFWGVWWPFVLVSMVLMGRVWCGVLCPEGALTEFASRHGRGRAIPKWVRWGGWPFVAFALTTVYGQMVSVYQYPKAVLLVLGGSTVGAMIIGYLYGRDKRVWCKYLCPVNGVFGLLAKLAPVHYKVNEDAWRASYHPDHKIIPVNCAPLVPMRNMKGASDCHMCGRCSGHRDAIALSFRPPAVEVVQFGKTSNSLWESALVLYGLLGIAIGAFHWTVSPWFIAIKQDIATWLIDRDIMWPFGTQAPWWLLTNYPQQSDVFTWLDGAMVVGYILTTGLVLGTGVALMFGLATRLLGKWEWSRFNHLVQALIPLAGCGVFIGLSATTISLLRAEHWPVYWANDVRAALLATMTLWSLWLCWKVVARHATHRLQQVLAMLPLMGGLALVNTAWWLMFWGW, encoded by the coding sequence ATGCGCCGTCATGGCGCATTCATCCGTGGCCTGCAATGGATCGTGGTCGCCCTCTATGCGCTGCTGATCCTGGTCCCGGTGTTTCTCCCCCTGCCTGATGAAACCGCCCACCTCTGGTCCAACCTCACCCTGATCGCCCAGTTCGCCTTCTGGGGCGTCTGGTGGCCGTTCGTGCTGGTGAGCATGGTGCTCATGGGGCGCGTGTGGTGTGGCGTGCTTTGCCCGGAAGGCGCGCTCACCGAATTTGCCAGCCGCCATGGCCGTGGCCGCGCCATTCCCAAGTGGGTGCGCTGGGGCGGCTGGCCCTTCGTCGCCTTTGCCCTGACCACCGTCTATGGCCAGATGGTCAGCGTCTACCAGTATCCCAAGGCCGTGCTGCTGGTGCTGGGCGGCTCTACCGTGGGCGCCATGATCATCGGCTACCTGTATGGCCGCGACAAGCGCGTCTGGTGCAAGTACCTGTGCCCGGTCAATGGCGTCTTCGGCCTGCTGGCCAAACTGGCCCCGGTTCACTACAAGGTGAACGAAGATGCATGGCGCGCTTCCTACCATCCCGATCACAAGATCATCCCGGTCAATTGCGCACCTCTGGTGCCCATGCGCAATATGAAGGGTGCTTCCGACTGCCACATGTGCGGCCGCTGCAGTGGTCACCGTGATGCCATCGCCCTGAGCTTCCGCCCGCCGGCGGTGGAAGTGGTGCAGTTCGGCAAGACCAGCAACAGCCTGTGGGAAAGCGCCCTGGTGCTGTATGGACTGCTGGGCATCGCCATCGGTGCCTTCCACTGGACGGTCAGCCCCTGGTTCATCGCCATCAAGCAGGACATCGCCACCTGGCTGATCGACCGCGACATCATGTGGCCCTTCGGCACCCAGGCGCCGTGGTGGCTGCTGACCAATTATCCGCAGCAAAGCGATGTCTTCACCTGGCTCGACGGCGCCATGGTGGTGGGTTACATCCTCACCACCGGCCTGGTGCTGGGCACCGGCGTGGCTCTCATGTTCGGCCTGGCCACGCGCCTGCTGGGCAAGTGGGAGTGGAGCCGCTTCAACCACCTGGTGCAGGCGCTGATCCCGCTGGCGGGCTGCGGCGTCTTCATCGGCCTGTCGGCCACTACCATCAGCCTCTTGCGTGCCGAGCACTGGCCGGTGTACTGGGCCAACGATGTGCGCGCCGCCTTGCTGGCCACCATGACCCTGTGGAGCCTGTGGCTGTGCTGGAAGGTGGTGGCGCGCCATGCTACCCACCGGTTGCAGCAGGTGCTGGCCATGCTGCCTTTGATGGGCGGGCTGGCGCTGGTGAATACGGCCTGGTGGCTGATGTTCTGGGGCTGGTAA
- a CDS encoding FTR1 family iron permease: MGQVMFIVWRESVEALLVVGILYAWLKNGDVGARRGIPYLWGGVAAGVVLAAALGAALLGFSELLSGDAQTYFQIAIVLIAAVLIVQMVFWMRKHGRTLKKEMESSMQSSYESGNWWGVFVLVMLAIAREGSETAVFLYGIGLGQQDASTVSLVLAGVIGFGLAFLTFYLLQLGGKIFSWRRFFQVTEVILLLLAAGLLVTGVEKLFDVLLENSDALASANWTMILTGQLWDTSALLDDSSTLGNLVSTLTGYRARPALLSVIVYVLYWVVVCSALYRKPKPAPQGKRQEAT, from the coding sequence ATGGGACAGGTCATGTTCATCGTCTGGCGCGAAAGCGTCGAGGCGCTTCTGGTGGTCGGCATTCTCTATGCCTGGCTGAAAAACGGCGATGTCGGCGCGCGCCGCGGCATCCCCTATCTGTGGGGCGGCGTGGCTGCGGGCGTAGTGCTGGCCGCGGCCCTGGGCGCGGCCCTGCTGGGCTTTTCCGAACTGCTCTCGGGCGACGCCCAGACTTACTTCCAGATCGCCATCGTGCTGATTGCGGCGGTGCTGATCGTGCAGATGGTGTTCTGGATGCGCAAGCATGGTCGCACCCTCAAGAAGGAAATGGAAAGCTCCATGCAGTCCAGCTACGAGAGCGGCAACTGGTGGGGCGTGTTCGTGCTGGTGATGCTGGCCATTGCTCGCGAGGGTAGCGAGACGGCGGTGTTCCTCTACGGCATCGGCCTGGGGCAGCAGGATGCCAGCACGGTCTCGCTGGTGCTGGCCGGCGTGATCGGTTTTGGCCTGGCCTTCCTGACCTTCTATCTGTTGCAACTGGGCGGCAAGATCTTCTCCTGGCGCCGCTTCTTCCAGGTCACCGAAGTGATCCTGCTGTTGCTGGCTGCGGGTCTGTTGGTGACCGGCGTGGAAAAGCTCTTCGACGTCCTGTTGGAAAACTCCGATGCCCTGGCCTCGGCCAACTGGACCATGATCCTGACCGGCCAGCTCTGGGATACCTCGGCCTTGCTCGACGATTCGTCCACCTTGGGCAATCTGGTCTCGACCCTGACTGGCTACCGTGCCCGTCCGGCGCTGCTATCGGTGATCGTCTACGTCCTCTACTGGGTCGTGGTATGCTCGGCCCTCTATCGAAAACCCAAGCCTGCGCCCCAGGGCAAAAGGCAAGAAGCAACCTGA
- a CDS encoding cupredoxin domain-containing protein — MIARIVRLSCLALALLGLAAQVQASDLPTFKLEMQDGKLIPPRIEVPAGQRIKIEVHNTGKSAVEFESVELRKEKVLAPGAQSFVVIAPLRPGEYKFFDDFHLNMPQGVIVAK; from the coding sequence ATGATCGCAAGAATTGTCCGTCTCAGTTGCTTGGCGCTGGCCTTGCTGGGGCTTGCTGCTCAGGTGCAGGCCTCTGACCTGCCGACCTTCAAGCTGGAGATGCAGGACGGCAAGCTGATCCCGCCGCGCATCGAAGTGCCGGCCGGCCAGCGCATCAAGATCGAAGTGCATAACACCGGCAAGTCTGCCGTCGAGTTCGAAAGTGTCGAACTGCGCAAGGAAAAGGTACTGGCGCCGGGTGCCCAGTCCTTCGTGGTGATCGCCCCCTTGCGTCCGGGTGAATACAAGTTTTTCGATGACTTCCACCTCAACATGCCGCAGGGCGTGATCGTGGCCAAGTAA
- a CDS encoding iron transporter gives MIGFKKLAVAAVLSMAFAGAASAAEYPIGKPQIQNGFEVNAVYLQPVKMEPDGMMRKAEESDIHLEADIHAVAKNPNGFAEGDWMPYLVVKYELTKVGSTKSIKGDMMPMVANDGPHYGDNVKLEGPGKYKLKLTISSPQANEHAHFGRHVDKETGVGPWFKTFELNYDFTFAGIGKKGGY, from the coding sequence ATGATCGGTTTCAAGAAACTTGCCGTCGCCGCTGTACTGAGCATGGCCTTTGCTGGCGCCGCCTCGGCTGCTGAATACCCCATCGGCAAGCCGCAGATCCAGAACGGTTTCGAAGTCAACGCCGTCTACCTGCAGCCGGTGAAGATGGAGCCGGACGGCATGATGCGCAAGGCCGAAGAATCCGACATCCACCTGGAAGCAGACATCCACGCCGTGGCCAAGAACCCCAACGGCTTCGCCGAAGGTGATTGGATGCCCTACCTGGTCGTGAAGTACGAACTGACCAAGGTCGGTTCCACCAAGTCCATCAAGGGCGACATGATGCCCATGGTGGCCAACGACGGCCCGCACTATGGCGACAACGTCAAGCTCGAAGGTCCGGGCAAGTACAAGTTGAAGCTCACCATCTCTTCGCCCCAGGCCAATGAACATGCGCACTTCGGTCGCCACGTCGACAAGGAAACCGGGGTCGGCCCGTGGTTCAAGACCTTCGAACTGAACTACGACTTCACCTTCGCCGGTATCGGCAAGAAGGGCGGTTACTAA
- a CDS encoding methyl-accepting chemotaxis protein yields the protein MTITKRLILTLSTALLALLFVGADGLWQLQRAQQRLELIQNRIIPGMDSLNQLKGYLADSRLAGYRLSVFANLADKSELQKAVDAANKSLDEEFAHYERDLIFDDQDRALIQADQANIEVYRKALVPFFAAAYANDMEGVRASLQAGTPLAISAAAAKKGFEDHILIGRKKIDAIKLESDEAYAFALRTMIAVIVVAVLLTGVLGIQMLRIVIHSLGRIQQTFEHVSQTLDLSRPVPVERMDEIGHTAAAFNKLLARIVEVVSTTRSSTDSVTVAARQIAAGNADLSARTEQQAAALEESASSLEQLTSVVLQNTENARQANELAQSASHIASQGGDVVRQVVDTMNSINQSSRKIVDIIAVIDGIAFQTNILALNAAVEAARAGEQGRGFAVVASEVRSLAQRSAAAAKEIKELIDDSVDKVGSGSKLVEQAGSTMSEIVDSVQRVTQIVASIADASVEQSAGISQVNQAISQMDQGTQQNAALVEEAAAAAQALQGQAEKLESVVAVFQLGSRTALPVRSVDVTPATNRLPDAAAPVNPQALEMEEF from the coding sequence TCATTCCCGGCATGGATAGCCTGAACCAGCTCAAGGGCTACCTGGCCGATTCGCGCCTGGCAGGTTATCGCCTCTCGGTCTTTGCCAACCTGGCCGACAAGAGCGAATTGCAAAAGGCGGTCGATGCCGCCAACAAGTCGCTTGATGAAGAGTTCGCCCACTATGAGCGCGATCTCATCTTCGATGACCAGGACCGTGCCCTGATCCAGGCCGACCAGGCCAATATCGAAGTCTATCGCAAGGCCCTGGTGCCGTTCTTCGCCGCCGCCTATGCCAACGACATGGAAGGCGTGCGCGCCAGCCTGCAGGCTGGCACGCCGCTGGCTATCTCGGCGGCCGCCGCCAAGAAGGGTTTTGAGGACCACATCCTGATTGGTCGCAAGAAGATCGACGCCATCAAGCTGGAAAGCGATGAGGCCTATGCCTTCGCCCTGCGTACCATGATCGCCGTGATCGTGGTGGCGGTGCTGCTCACGGGCGTGCTGGGCATCCAGATGCTGCGCATCGTGATCCATAGCCTGGGTCGCATCCAGCAGACCTTCGAACATGTCAGCCAGACCCTGGACCTGTCGCGCCCGGTGCCGGTGGAGCGCATGGATGAGATCGGCCACACTGCCGCTGCCTTCAACAAGCTGCTGGCGCGTATCGTCGAGGTGGTCTCCACCACCCGTAGCTCCACCGATTCGGTCACCGTGGCAGCCCGCCAGATCGCTGCCGGTAATGCCGACCTGTCGGCACGCACCGAGCAGCAGGCCGCAGCGTTGGAAGAGAGTGCCTCCAGCCTGGAGCAACTGACTTCGGTGGTGCTGCAAAACACCGAGAATGCGCGCCAGGCCAACGAGCTGGCGCAATCGGCTTCGCACATTGCTTCCCAAGGCGGCGACGTGGTGCGCCAGGTGGTCGATACCATGAATTCCATCAATCAGTCCTCGCGCAAGATCGTCGACATCATCGCCGTCATCGATGGCATCGCGTTCCAGACCAATATTCTGGCCTTGAATGCGGCGGTGGAAGCCGCCCGCGCCGGCGAGCAGGGCCGCGGCTTTGCCGTGGTGGCCTCGGAAGTGCGTTCGCTGGCGCAGCGCTCGGCGGCCGCTGCCAAGGAAATCAAGGAATTGATCGATGATTCGGTAGATAAGGTCGGTAGCGGCAGCAAGCTGGTCGAGCAGGCCGGCAGCACCATGAGCGAAATCGTCGACAGCGTGCAGCGCGTGACCCAGATTGTGGCTAGCATCGCCGACGCCAGCGTGGAACAGAGTGCCGGCATTTCCCAGGTCAACCAGGCCATCTCGCAGATGGACCAGGGCACCCAGCAGAATGCCGCGCTGGTGGAAGAAGCTGCCGCTGCGGCCCAGGCCCTGCAAGGCCAGGCCGAAAAGCTGGAGAGCGTGGTGGCGGTATTCCAGTTGGGAAGCCGCACCGCCTTGCCCGTGCGCAGCGTGGACGTCACGCCAGCGACGAACCGCTTGCCGGACGCCGCCGCACCAGTGAACCCTCAGGCGCTGGAGATGGAGGAGTTCTGA